In the Candidatus Electrothrix sp. GW3-4 genome, one interval contains:
- a CDS encoding Wzz/FepE/Etk N-terminal domain-containing protein, with protein sequence MSLDISQNKDTGLDPQYLLVKYLVPVLEHKWFVLFCIIVFLIIAVSLSLLVKPEYSSTATIQLKKLETEENPDIGRIDIGQVVDDTPIFSTAIETMRSSSFRTKIIKTFDDRLKTELEVPLDFPGQIKNKLYPLIEKILRLEKKLSTNEKLEMENKIKQIQLSRLSGRIHIKSDPEKGTIRIVARAFDPTIASLLVDGYIELWKEENINYIKRIIQERLDIARSQLKKDQGYLDEAVQKDLAYRQKIDIPIDRMVVPDPNMQIKLNMLHLAITRATENSDNVNLVVQRLIRLSKSVRDNVIIIDPSQVPFAPSADSRLVIVFFGLILGIALGIAPILALEYYHSYIRHEKDILLAVDIPIIGKLPNIT encoded by the coding sequence ATGAGCTTGGATATTTCGCAGAATAAAGATACTGGTCTTGATCCTCAATATTTGCTTGTCAAATATCTGGTTCCTGTTCTGGAACATAAATGGTTTGTACTCTTTTGCATCATCGTTTTCCTGATAATTGCTGTTAGTTTGAGCTTATTGGTAAAGCCAGAGTACTCCAGTACTGCGACTATCCAACTAAAAAAATTGGAAACAGAAGAAAATCCCGATATAGGCCGAATAGATATAGGTCAAGTTGTTGATGATACACCGATTTTTTCGACGGCAATTGAAACTATGCGTAGCTCTTCTTTTCGAACAAAAATAATCAAAACTTTTGATGATCGTCTAAAAACAGAATTAGAAGTACCATTAGATTTTCCTGGGCAAATTAAAAATAAGCTCTATCCTTTGATAGAGAAAATTTTAAGATTAGAGAAAAAGCTCTCAACTAATGAAAAATTAGAAATGGAAAATAAAATAAAGCAAATACAACTTTCCAGACTCTCGGGTCGTATTCATATAAAAAGTGATCCTGAAAAGGGTACAATCAGAATCGTCGCTAGGGCATTTGACCCGACAATTGCTTCTTTACTTGTCGATGGTTATATTGAACTGTGGAAAGAAGAAAATATTAATTATATTAAAAGGATAATTCAGGAACGTCTTGATATCGCTCGTTCACAGCTAAAAAAGGATCAAGGCTATCTGGATGAGGCTGTGCAGAAAGACCTCGCCTACAGGCAGAAGATAGATATTCCAATAGACCGGATGGTTGTACCTGACCCTAATATGCAAATAAAATTAAACATGTTACATCTCGCAATTACAAGAGCAACGGAGAACAGTGACAATGTTAATCTTGTTGTGCAAAGGCTGATAAGACTCTCGAAATCTGTCCGTGATAATGTTATAATTATAGATCCATCTCAAGTGCCATTTGCTCCGTCAGCAGATAGCAGGTTAGTAATAGTTTTTTTTGGCCTAATTCTGGGGATTGCGTTAGGTATAGCCCCTATATTAGCCTTGGAATATTACCACAGCTATATTCGTCATGAAAAAGATATCCTGCTTGCCGTTGATATTCCTATCATCGGCAAGCTACCAAATATAACATGA
- a CDS encoding glycosyltransferase, giving the protein MINNALFIAWEQHRRSQTLTARLGLKPMLWQSNKHRLVKYPLFIFRTIFLLMKERPRVLFVQNPSLVLAYLALLTRPMFRYYLVVDAHNVGVVWYEKGRCFFQQLLNILHRRADMTIVTNKSLAEIVKKNRGTVFILPDSIPELNYTGTSLKNDSEAEKFIVTFICTFASDEPYLSVFEAAKDLPDDIIIFITGDVSKVGGAEQFACGHNVVFKGFLPELEYINLLGNSNCIIDLTTRDDCLVCGAYEALSLGIPMVLSNTVATKDLFSLGTVYTDLDPINISNAILKVKRDYKKLQHDVLKLRNDLQNNWQIQSENLQKEIQIKYTKKKGNNL; this is encoded by the coding sequence ATGATTAATAACGCTTTGTTTATAGCATGGGAACAACACAGAAGATCTCAAACGTTAACCGCTCGTCTTGGCTTAAAACCCATGTTATGGCAATCAAATAAGCACAGACTTGTCAAGTATCCTTTGTTTATTTTTCGGACAATTTTTCTCCTGATGAAAGAAAGGCCTCGTGTTCTTTTTGTCCAGAATCCTTCGTTGGTTTTAGCTTATCTAGCTCTTTTAACAAGGCCTATGTTTAGGTATTATCTAGTTGTTGATGCGCATAATGTTGGCGTAGTTTGGTATGAAAAAGGTCGTTGTTTTTTTCAACAATTGCTAAATATATTACATCGTAGAGCTGATATGACAATCGTAACAAATAAGTCATTAGCTGAAATTGTAAAAAAAAATAGAGGAACGGTTTTTATTTTACCGGATTCAATACCCGAGTTAAATTATACTGGAACAAGTTTGAAAAATGATAGTGAAGCTGAAAAATTTATTGTTACCTTTATATGTACATTTGCAAGTGATGAGCCTTATTTATCAGTGTTTGAAGCGGCGAAGGATTTACCTGATGATATTATAATATTTATTACAGGGGATGTAAGTAAAGTAGGTGGAGCGGAGCAGTTTGCTTGTGGACATAATGTTGTATTCAAAGGTTTTCTACCAGAGTTAGAATATATAAATTTACTCGGTAACTCTAATTGTATAATAGACTTAACAACGAGAGATGATTGTCTGGTCTGTGGTGCTTACGAGGCGTTATCCTTAGGGATTCCGATGGTACTTTCGAATACCGTGGCAACTAAGGATTTATTTTCTTTAGGCACTGTATATACTGATTTAGATCCAATAAATATTTCCAATGCGATATTGAAAGTTAAACGTGATTACAAAAAATTACAACATGACGTGTTAAAATTACGTAATGATCTTCAGAATAATTGGCAAATACAAAGTGAAAATTTACAAAAAGAAATACAGATAAAGTACACTAAAAAAAAGGGAAACAACTTGTAA
- a CDS encoding O-antigen ligase family protein, which yields MIELQQDETNDIRWEQDYFEYPYVSKYILLIFCSYVLIWYLQVGTRINALGAIRIELIVASILIPLAFTTHSKSNTKIQSPLLSAIVVYFLLLFIMTLFSYDFDRSWNVFFNRIIKFSFMAIFITCFVKSPNGMRFFIAAFMLACMKMGQEGLVGQITGGLVWQNQGVMRLHGATMMYRHPNSFSGMALGTVPFILYLYPIVNKWCKALLLMQLVFALNIILHTGSRTGYIGFFGILLISFLRSQHKLKVILFLLVTIIPISNFIPEQYKARFQSIYKSSHAEDTTEDNESLHGGDSSKAKRIQILTDAVEIFITHPCGIGVSAFPSIRNDVFGRKQDTHNLYLEIATNVGIQGIIIIVVVLYKLFRTLFNCRKELLVDIKIMQSFKGKISNDILEKKTLLHSKDVQFLIAICDSVILFVALRLFLGLFGMDLYEIYWWFAFGLTLSVSSMLNRIHYRTSFLEKAYLENN from the coding sequence GTGATTGAATTGCAACAAGACGAGACTAACGACATAAGGTGGGAGCAGGATTATTTCGAATATCCCTACGTTTCAAAGTATATCCTACTGATTTTCTGTAGCTATGTTCTTATTTGGTACCTACAGGTAGGTACCAGAATAAACGCACTTGGTGCCATCCGTATTGAACTTATTGTCGCCTCTATACTGATACCACTCGCTTTTACAACTCATAGCAAGAGCAATACAAAAATCCAATCACCTCTCCTGTCAGCAATTGTAGTATATTTTCTTTTGCTCTTTATCATGACTCTATTTTCTTATGATTTTGATCGATCATGGAATGTATTTTTCAACAGGATTATTAAATTTTCATTTATGGCGATTTTTATAACTTGTTTTGTCAAAAGTCCTAATGGGATGCGATTTTTTATTGCTGCTTTTATGTTAGCTTGTATGAAAATGGGGCAGGAAGGCCTGGTCGGACAGATAACCGGAGGTCTCGTTTGGCAGAATCAAGGTGTAATGCGCTTACATGGTGCGACTATGATGTATAGGCACCCTAATTCTTTTTCAGGAATGGCACTTGGGACTGTCCCTTTTATTTTATATTTGTATCCTATTGTAAACAAATGGTGTAAGGCATTGCTTCTTATGCAACTTGTTTTTGCCTTAAATATTATTTTACATACCGGATCACGGACGGGATATATTGGCTTCTTTGGAATTCTTTTGATTTCATTTTTAAGAAGTCAACACAAGCTCAAGGTGATTCTGTTCTTACTTGTAACCATTATTCCTATATCAAATTTTATACCTGAACAATACAAAGCTCGATTTCAGTCTATTTATAAGTCTTCACATGCCGAGGATACTACGGAAGACAATGAAAGCTTACATGGCGGTGATAGTTCTAAAGCAAAAAGAATCCAAATTTTAACTGATGCGGTGGAGATATTTATTACACACCCTTGTGGAATTGGGGTCTCAGCTTTTCCATCCATACGGAATGATGTATTTGGCAGAAAGCAAGATACGCATAATTTATATTTAGAGATTGCAACAAACGTCGGTATTCAAGGTATTATTATTATTGTTGTTGTTCTTTACAAATTATTTAGAACGCTATTTAATTGCAGAAAGGAATTACTTGTTGATATTAAAATAATGCAATCATTTAAGGGGAAAATAAGTAACGATATTTTGGAGAAAAAAACTTTACTTCATAGTAAAGATGTACAATTTTTAATTGCTATTTGCGATAGTGTAATATTATTTGTTGCGCTGCGTCTTTTTTTAGGGTTATTCGGAATGGATCTTTACGAAATTTACTGGTGGTTTGCTTTTGGTCTTACATTATCAGTGTCATCAATGCTTAACAGAATACATTACCGAACAAGCTTCCTTGAAAAGGCTTATTTGGAAAATAATTAA
- a CDS encoding transposase, producing MFDTSTSRFSKFLLNHPDVAIHNLDSLSKKQAKQFYKFLADNTVPWKVAILIDSTLQARSSRHPENAKKFNHGKGFVIGHQWTNIVLVVNDIVVPLKPIAFYSKKYCKNNGLTYKGESDLVVEYIDGLDLKKYIGPHKSHEIVVLADSGYDAKKIEQAIVRKKWKFIIALKKCRSVKSERENENTNKSSGWSKVADLFRKHRWAKWQTVRVPTNSAKRKRMEFRIRQIVGYLRYVGKVQLICSEFKKRPDGRRKYLACNDLKAKARQIIIGYRIRWAIEIFHKQVKMFLGFEDVATKHFASVISHVHWVYCAYILLNNSPPGISDHCRSLAEKQRMVEKIISTKETSRVIQMLTQFNGPQRYKEELQQRLLLVS from the coding sequence ATGTTCGATACGAGCACTTCTCGGTTCAGTAAGTTCTTATTGAATCATCCAGATGTGGCAATACATAATTTAGACTCTCTTTCTAAAAAACAAGCTAAACAATTTTATAAATTCTTGGCTGACAACACCGTGCCGTGGAAAGTTGCGATCCTGATTGACAGCACTTTACAGGCAAGATCTAGCCGACATCCTGAGAATGCAAAAAAGTTCAATCATGGCAAAGGGTTCGTGATTGGACATCAATGGACGAACATTGTATTAGTTGTTAACGATATTGTAGTACCTCTGAAGCCTATAGCATTTTACAGTAAAAAGTATTGTAAAAATAACGGTTTAACCTATAAGGGCGAGAGCGATCTCGTTGTTGAGTATATTGATGGGTTGGATCTTAAGAAATATATCGGCCCACACAAATCTCATGAAATTGTTGTGCTAGCCGACAGCGGTTATGATGCAAAAAAAATTGAGCAGGCTATTGTCCGTAAAAAATGGAAATTCATAATCGCGCTTAAAAAGTGCCGGAGCGTGAAGTCTGAAAGAGAAAATGAAAATACTAATAAATCATCTGGTTGGAGCAAGGTTGCTGATTTATTCAGGAAACATCGTTGGGCTAAATGGCAAACTGTTCGAGTACCGACGAACAGTGCGAAAAGAAAGCGAATGGAGTTTCGCATCAGACAAATTGTAGGGTATCTTCGCTATGTCGGGAAGGTACAATTAATTTGTTCGGAATTTAAAAAAAGGCCGGATGGCCGCAGAAAATATTTAGCCTGCAATGACTTAAAGGCAAAAGCCAGACAGATTATTATTGGATATCGAATCCGATGGGCGATTGAGATTTTTCACAAACAGGTGAAAATGTTCCTGGGATTCGAAGATGTGGCAACAAAACATTTTGCTTCCGTAATATCCCATGTCCATTGGGTTTATTGCGCCTACATATTGTTAAACAATTCACCGCCTGGAATTTCAGACCATTGTAGGTCCTTAGCGGAGAAGCAGAGAATGGTTGAAAAAATAATTTCAACCAAAGAAACCAGCAGAGTCATCCAGATGTTAACACAGTTCAACGGGCCGCAGCGCTACAAAGAGGAGTTACAGCAACGGTTATTACTGGTTTCATAA
- a CDS encoding IS1 family transposase, which translates to MNTLTELHCPECQSLKIEPFKKYNTVHNGERSLLKCDECDNVFSEKIGTPMQDIKSPISKVASVLKIRSEGMGLRAIGRVLGMHKNTVSTWERLFGDQKETLMLYSFCHEFVSLVFEGDELYTVVGRRTDAHASEGWTAVIMERSSRFIVDQRCGAKDAALFESVMLTVCEYISQTGDLSFFSDGQRRYGNTLFAFCAETLRTGKAGRPPKTLPKGVRLRVKNKGDQKHKRGPKRKKYQAPLREHPETDQELDDSNINANHVEANNAAMRRRNSAFRWRTNTYAKTVPGLQRTLDVYWVIHNFVRKHWTTGEVPAVAMGVLCTPLGLEDILMMQK; encoded by the coding sequence ATGAATACACTTACCGAACTTCATTGTCCCGAATGTCAGTCATTAAAAATAGAGCCGTTCAAAAAATACAATACGGTCCATAACGGCGAACGCAGCCTGCTTAAATGCGATGAATGCGACAACGTCTTTTCCGAGAAGATCGGTACGCCCATGCAGGATATCAAGTCACCGATCAGCAAGGTTGCGTCGGTACTGAAAATACGCAGTGAAGGCATGGGGCTTCGTGCGATCGGTCGCGTCCTCGGAATGCATAAAAATACGGTATCGACATGGGAACGGCTGTTCGGCGATCAGAAAGAAACATTGATGCTTTACAGCTTCTGTCACGAGTTCGTTTCGCTTGTCTTCGAGGGCGATGAACTCTACACCGTTGTCGGCAGGCGTACCGATGCACATGCCTCGGAAGGATGGACAGCCGTTATCATGGAGCGAAGCAGCCGGTTTATTGTCGATCAGCGATGCGGTGCCAAAGATGCCGCCCTGTTCGAATCGGTCATGTTGACGGTCTGTGAATATATATCACAGACCGGAGATCTGTCGTTTTTCTCGGACGGACAGCGTCGTTACGGTAATACCCTCTTCGCGTTCTGTGCTGAAACGTTACGAACCGGCAAGGCCGGTCGTCCGCCGAAAACGCTGCCGAAGGGAGTAAGGCTCCGAGTAAAGAATAAAGGCGATCAAAAGCATAAACGCGGTCCGAAGCGGAAGAAGTATCAGGCTCCTCTCCGAGAGCATCCCGAAACAGATCAGGAATTGGACGATTCGAATATCAATGCGAATCATGTCGAAGCGAACAATGCGGCGATGCGCAGGCGCAACAGCGCGTTTAGATGGCGTACAAACACGTATGCCAAGACGGTTCCAGGGCTTCAGCGCACTCTTGATGTATATTGGGTAATCCATAATTTTGTTCGAAAGCACTGGACAACGGGAGAAGTCCCTGCTGTCGCTATGGGCGTATTGTGTACTCCGTTAGGCCTTGAGGACATACTGATGATGCAAAAATAA
- a CDS encoding glycosyltransferase, with product MIRLAYLIDTISCNTSGTEKQLLEIIERIDKKKFIPHLVCLRESDWMREHSLPCPHTVLAYEGLLKMSLPRVVNKLRRVIVDQKIQLAQTFFEDSIFVAWLATGLGRKNVVLLSSRRDMGLGQGNQPWYHHLFGMLLPFVNKSFDGILANSCRVREYVAKREKTTQKKIEVVYNGVSLPKEADRIPQIFVDNPSDIWVVIVASLTPVKRHDLLVKAMVNLAGRINRKKIKVLILGKGGQQEQLITLTRQENVQDLFLFEGAVHNVTDYLQYCDIGVLCSDSEGLSNAVLEYMACGLPVIATAVGGNIELVTNNGICVPVNAPQMLADALYELIVDQQKRKQMGLMSRKKVEEHFSWQRSMQHLEKYYEEKISDKGIGT from the coding sequence ATGATTCGCCTGGCATACCTGATAGACACGATATCCTGTAACACCTCCGGTACAGAAAAACAGCTACTTGAGATAATAGAGCGGATTGATAAAAAAAAATTTATCCCTCATTTAGTTTGCCTGCGTGAATCTGACTGGATGCGTGAGCATTCTCTGCCATGCCCTCATACAGTACTCGCTTATGAGGGCTTGTTAAAAATGAGTTTGCCAAGGGTTGTGAACAAGCTAAGAAGAGTAATCGTTGATCAAAAAATTCAACTGGCACAAACTTTTTTTGAAGATTCAATCTTCGTTGCTTGGCTAGCAACGGGGTTAGGTAGGAAAAATGTGGTACTTCTATCAAGCCGCCGGGATATGGGCCTGGGGCAGGGAAATCAACCATGGTATCATCACTTATTTGGTATGCTGTTGCCATTTGTGAATAAAAGTTTTGATGGTATTCTCGCTAATAGTTGCCGGGTAAGAGAATATGTAGCCAAACGGGAAAAAACAACCCAGAAAAAAATTGAAGTGGTATATAATGGTGTGAGCTTACCCAAGGAGGCCGACAGGATACCGCAAATTTTTGTGGATAATCCAAGTGACATCTGGGTGGTCATTGTGGCTAGCCTGACACCTGTAAAACGCCATGATCTTCTCGTTAAAGCGATGGTAAATTTAGCTGGTCGTATTAACCGGAAAAAAATTAAAGTTTTGATTTTGGGCAAAGGCGGCCAACAAGAACAACTCATTACTTTAACAAGACAAGAGAATGTACAGGACTTATTTTTGTTCGAGGGTGCTGTCCATAACGTAACCGACTATCTCCAATATTGTGATATCGGTGTTCTTTGTTCAGACAGCGAAGGGCTTTCCAATGCTGTTCTTGAATATATGGCATGCGGCCTTCCCGTAATAGCTACTGCTGTTGGCGGAAATATTGAACTAGTAACTAACAACGGAATTTGTGTTCCTGTCAATGCCCCCCAAATGCTTGCTGATGCCCTCTATGAATTAATTGTAGATCAGCAAAAGCGTAAACAGATGGGCTTGATGTCCCGAAAAAAAGTCGAAGAACACTTTTCTTGGCAACGTTCTATGCAGCATCTTGAAAAATATTATGAGGAAAAAATTTCAGACAAGGGTATTGGTACGTGA
- a CDS encoding oligosaccharide flippase family protein, translating to MKFGELKFLLKHSSIYGLGSVIGQAISFLLLPLYTRYLTPADYGVMALVDVARGLIGLVISLGLVNALGRFYYEYEEQEQRNLVISSAYWVVFAVIIISLPLVWYLSSILSELLFHTNEYTLVFQVALLSLLFGLLVDLGINYLRVRAQSIHFIKITLARMTLVISCNIYFIVFLQTGVIGIFYSSLLSAIIFAFFLTITVLRKTSLSFSYTHAKEMVHYSFPLIFSNIFRVITNESDKLFINSFFSPFETGIYSIAQKIGSSLHALVTSPFLQAYLPRRFQIMKEANAKQEYANILDYYLLAICAAGTLLSIFSREIIVTMTSQEYYAAAAYIPAIVLSMVVFGMKYHFEIGIVITKKTKIIAYINGLSCVVNVLLNWILIKHFGIVGAIISVNVSYLLTTILNLMATQRLYAVQFHYSRMFQLLVLSMIIYALSLLVPKSSFIVVISLKSLLVICFLGALYVTNLIPKELITGITSRIRKKIT from the coding sequence TTGAAATTTGGAGAGCTAAAATTTCTACTTAAACATTCAAGTATCTATGGACTGGGCTCTGTTATTGGTCAGGCAATCAGCTTTTTGCTTCTTCCTCTGTATACCCGTTATCTAACCCCTGCTGACTATGGAGTCATGGCATTGGTTGATGTGGCAAGAGGGTTGATTGGCCTGGTAATCAGCCTTGGACTGGTTAATGCTTTAGGTCGTTTTTATTATGAATATGAAGAACAAGAACAGCGCAATCTGGTTATATCCAGTGCCTATTGGGTTGTCTTTGCAGTCATAATTATATCATTACCCCTTGTCTGGTATTTATCATCAATTCTTTCTGAATTATTATTTCACACCAATGAATATACTCTTGTTTTTCAAGTTGCGCTCTTGTCGCTACTCTTTGGGCTGTTAGTTGATCTTGGTATAAATTATCTTCGTGTGCGGGCACAATCTATACATTTTATTAAGATTACGCTAGCCCGGATGACACTCGTCATAAGTTGTAATATATATTTTATAGTTTTCTTGCAGACAGGGGTGATAGGTATATTTTATTCGTCACTATTGTCCGCAATAATTTTTGCATTTTTTCTCACTATTACCGTATTGCGCAAAACCAGCCTTTCTTTTTCCTATACTCATGCAAAGGAGATGGTTCATTACTCATTTCCTCTAATATTTTCAAATATTTTTCGTGTAATAACAAACGAGTCGGATAAGTTATTTATCAATTCATTCTTTTCTCCTTTTGAAACAGGGATTTATAGTATTGCGCAAAAAATCGGCAGCTCTCTGCACGCTCTCGTGACCTCGCCTTTTCTACAGGCCTACCTCCCCAGAAGATTTCAAATAATGAAAGAAGCTAACGCGAAACAGGAGTATGCTAATATATTAGATTATTATCTCTTGGCAATATGTGCTGCCGGAACGTTACTATCTATTTTTTCAAGAGAAATAATCGTCACCATGACCTCGCAGGAATACTATGCTGCGGCCGCTTATATACCGGCTATTGTTCTGTCTATGGTTGTCTTTGGTATGAAATATCATTTTGAAATTGGCATTGTTATAACAAAGAAAACAAAAATTATAGCCTACATTAACGGATTGTCATGCGTAGTGAATGTGTTGCTGAATTGGATACTTATTAAACACTTTGGCATTGTTGGTGCAATTATTTCAGTAAATGTAAGCTACCTTCTTACAACCATACTAAACCTCATGGCTACTCAACGTTTATATGCAGTTCAGTTTCATTATAGTCGGATGTTTCAGTTGCTTGTATTGTCTATGATAATTTATGCTCTCTCTCTTCTGGTGCCCAAAAGCTCTTTCATTGTGGTCATTTCGTTGAAAAGTTTACTTGTTATTTGTTTTTTAGGAGCTCTTTACGTGACAAATCTAATCCCCAAGGAATTGATAACCGGCATTACATCCAGAATACGAAAAAAAATCACATAA
- a CDS encoding glycosyltransferase yields the protein MMDEQPTQLKILHIIDSGGLYGAEVMLLNLAREQQLSGMTPVIGSIGECGIPDKALEIAANRVGIPVKTFRMKPGLSIQGIRKVLSYCHTNGFHLMHCHGYKGNILFGFLPKRIRKIPIITTLHGWTSKPGFSKKYIYEWLDARSLQFFDAVVLVNKNMLHHPRLPKISPKKIFVANNGIPEQQDVDMVLDQELVDFCKEGFILGSIGRYSGEKGFDILLKALQAFCNRGLNVKLLLIGEGSLRARLTALATTLGIEKSVLFTGYRDRAEAYMHLMNVYVISSFTEGLPITLLEAMKAKRPIVATTVGGIPDVLEHEKDALLVPPQAIDELVYAIDLIIKNPQEAASRADMAYKNFIHKYSSRTMSLSYNAVYRQLGLPVNAARSHT from the coding sequence ATGATGGATGAGCAACCGACTCAGTTGAAAATTTTACACATCATTGATAGTGGTGGCCTCTACGGTGCAGAGGTGATGTTGTTGAACCTTGCACGGGAACAACAGCTGTCAGGTATGACACCTGTAATCGGTAGTATAGGCGAGTGTGGTATTCCTGACAAAGCATTGGAGATTGCCGCCAACAGAGTAGGTATCCCCGTCAAAACTTTTCGTATGAAACCAGGCCTGAGTATTCAAGGGATACGCAAGGTGTTGTCATATTGCCACACTAACGGCTTTCATCTCATGCATTGCCACGGATACAAAGGGAATATTCTTTTCGGTTTCTTACCTAAAAGAATAAGAAAAATACCAATTATTACAACCCTGCATGGTTGGACTTCTAAGCCTGGATTTTCTAAAAAATACATTTATGAATGGTTGGATGCAAGGAGTCTGCAATTTTTTGATGCCGTGGTTTTAGTAAATAAGAATATGTTGCATCATCCAAGATTGCCCAAAATTTCCCCCAAAAAAATATTTGTCGCAAATAATGGTATTCCTGAGCAACAGGATGTCGATATGGTTTTAGATCAGGAACTTGTCGATTTCTGCAAAGAAGGTTTTATTCTTGGTTCGATAGGGCGCTATTCCGGGGAAAAAGGTTTTGATATACTTTTAAAGGCTCTTCAGGCCTTTTGTAATCGGGGATTGAATGTAAAGCTTCTTCTTATCGGTGAAGGCTCTTTAAGAGCGAGGTTAACAGCGTTGGCAACAACTCTTGGTATAGAGAAAAGTGTACTTTTTACCGGATACCGAGATAGGGCTGAAGCTTATATGCATCTTATGAACGTATATGTTATTTCATCATTTACGGAAGGACTGCCCATAACACTCCTCGAGGCGATGAAGGCGAAGAGGCCAATTGTTGCCACTACCGTTGGGGGGATCCCCGATGTATTGGAGCATGAAAAAGATGCTTTGCTTGTGCCCCCGCAAGCCATTGATGAGCTTGTTTACGCAATTGATCTTATTATAAAAAATCCGCAAGAAGCAGCCAGTAGAGCTGACATGGCTTATAAAAATTTTATTCATAAATACAGCAGCAGGACAATGTCTTTGTCGTATAATGCGGTGTATCGCCAACTTGGTTTACCTGTGAATGCTGCAAGGAGCCATACTTGA
- a CDS encoding polysaccharide deacetylase family protein translates to MQFKLYLKKFLLNFPGVKKISLSLTNDLPRIFMYHRFSEDGGIGVGQDSFSWQLGIIKKKFYPILLSEVFDSSGHKDAQGKPVVAITVDDGYLDFFTIAYPLLTEHGIPATFFTTVDFINQKSWFWFDKLKFVIQKTECESILISCLEYRHKLILTDNLSKESAWHSLADYCLSLPESEKDIFVEIVARYFKVSIPQCPPVEFSPVSWEQLSQMSVAGIEIGSHSLSHPVLSALDAGTIMKEILESKEIIEKKLQRQVKTIAYPFGGAKDYNNQVIREVKRSGYSVAVVAHGGLPSLETPYVLPRLGSSNDKFDFLWKIYGMEYILMIIRLKIAKIRSF, encoded by the coding sequence ATGCAATTTAAACTTTACCTGAAGAAGTTTTTATTAAATTTCCCTGGCGTAAAGAAGATATCCTTAAGTTTGACAAATGATTTGCCAAGGATTTTCATGTATCATCGATTCTCGGAAGATGGGGGAATTGGTGTTGGACAGGATTCTTTTTCTTGGCAGTTAGGAATCATTAAAAAAAAATTTTATCCGATTCTATTGTCGGAGGTATTTGATAGTTCAGGGCATAAAGATGCACAAGGAAAGCCAGTTGTCGCCATAACGGTTGACGATGGTTATCTTGATTTCTTTACCATTGCTTACCCACTGTTAACTGAACATGGCATCCCGGCAACCTTTTTTACGACTGTTGATTTCATTAACCAAAAATCATGGTTCTGGTTTGATAAGCTAAAATTTGTTATTCAAAAAACGGAATGTGAAAGTATCCTTATTTCATGTCTGGAATATCGGCATAAACTAATATTGACTGATAACTTGAGTAAAGAGTCAGCATGGCACTCTTTAGCCGATTATTGTTTGTCTTTACCCGAATCGGAAAAGGATATTTTTGTTGAAATTGTAGCTCGATATTTTAAAGTGAGCATTCCGCAATGCCCGCCCGTAGAATTCTCCCCTGTATCATGGGAACAGCTATCTCAAATGTCTGTTGCTGGCATAGAAATTGGTTCACATTCCCTTTCTCATCCTGTTTTATCCGCGCTTGATGCCGGAACGATAATGAAAGAGATACTTGAATCAAAAGAAATAATTGAAAAGAAATTGCAGAGACAAGTTAAAACAATTGCATACCCTTTTGGCGGGGCTAAGGATTATAATAATCAGGTTATTCGTGAGGTTAAAAGGAGTGGATACTCAGTAGCTGTCGTTGCTCATGGAGGATTGCCTTCGCTTGAAACTCCCTATGTATTGCCTAGATTAGGAAGTTCAAATGATAAATTTGATTTTCTCTGGAAAATTTACGGCATGGAATACATTTTAATGATTATTCGTTTGAAAATCGCAAAAATTAGATCTTTTTAG